Within Anopheles ziemanni chromosome 2, idAnoZiCoDA_A2_x.2, whole genome shotgun sequence, the genomic segment TTCGCTTCTACAACAAATTACAAAACCCATTTCCCTCGGAATCGAAAAGAGAAAGTTGCgtgaaggaggaaaaatgtaattGAAGGGAAACCCATCATCCATCCCCTATATGGTGATTTGTATGCTGTTGTGtattgtgtgtgagtgtgcgagCAAATGCGCCCCCCTTTTCCGTGACCCTTCCAAGCTAATACGTTCATGCTAATTGCTTTCACCAAGCACTATACTACCTTTTCCCGGATGGTTTTCCACACGAAAGCTACTAAGAGGTCAACCAAACTGAAACGGAAATGGCATTTGCAGCCGAGAAAAAGTGCTGCTTCcaaacaacgacaacaacattATGTCTTCCTCCTTCGACCATCGTCTCTCTATCGTCCTTATCAAGGATACTTCTTGTGCTCGTACACGTTGACGCAAAGACCCCATTCATTTCGTTCTATTTCTTCTTGGAAGTAGACATCTgttttgaaaggaaaaacaagttgCGCTAATTCTTGCCATTGAAAAAGTCTGCCCTTCTTTACGCAAATGATGTGTGTTTGATCTACTTGGGCAAAATTCATCTTAGCCATGCCCTCCTTCTTAAATTATCTCAACTGCCATGTAGATATTTCCCCCTCCCCGTTCCCACTCTGTTTCTCCCTGTCTTCACTTCACTCTCGCATCAAATGTGTTGATTTAGGCTGCTGAaatggaagagaaagaaaattagTAATGCGCTCGGGAATGTGTGGGAACGTTTTTTAAAGCATACGTACCGGCAATGCCGACCATCGCTTCCGAGGCAAAGTATTTAACGTCCACATCGGTGTCGGTGTTCAGCTTCTCCAGGATCGGCTTCACGTGCTCGTCGATGGCGGCCTGGTCGAGGAATGGCGACAGCTTCTGTAGCGTTTTGGCCACGTTGAAGCGCACGTTCGCTACCGGATCGGTCGATAATACTTTGATGGTCGGAAGGAACAGCCGCTCGATGATGTCCGCGCCACAAACGTCGGCGAGCGCGTTGATACAGAACAAGCAGGTCATTCCTGGGTGATGCAAGGGTTTTACGAACGATATGAATTAAATTTGGTCATGAGAACACCGCTTTTTTCATTCTCCCTAGAAAAACACTTACGGTGCAGATAGTTGCTGTTTTTAACCATGACCAAAATCTGATTGATGATGTTCGTTTCGGCCCACTGTGTGCCGAACGTTTGCACGATCTTCTTCATGTTGAGTGTGGCCGCCTCGCGGATCGCGTACACATGGTCGTTCAGCCAGTTGAAGCACAGGTCGCGCAGCTTCTGATTGAAGAACTCCTGCCCGAGCTGTCCGGCCAGCAACGGCATGTACTCGATGATGGCCAGACGCACGCGCCACTTGGTGTCCTCGGCCAGCTCGACGATGGCCGGAAGCAGCGACTGGGACAGCTGCTGGATGCCGATCACGTCGTTGATGCAGTCCAGCGTTGAGATAATGTTGAGGCGCACCTCGGGCCACTCGTCCTTCAGCTGCACCAGGAACAGGGGCAACAGGTGTTCGATCGTGTTATTACGGCCCACGATCGGACTGAGACCCATGATGACCGACGCCAGTGCCGACTTGACGTGCTGGTTCGGGTCGGCCACCAGCTCCTTCACGCACGGCAGAATCGAGGTCATGATGATCTGCTCCTGGCAAGCCTTGTCGAGGTTCGAGCAGAACTCTGTCACCTTCGTGGCGGCAGAAGCGCGCACCTCCGCCTCGCTGTCCTTCAGCAGGAACTGGAATGCCGAAACCAGGTCGTTTTTGGTGATCTCCTGCCCGACGGCCTTCTGCAGATCGGTCAGCTTTTCCGCCACCATGTATCGCACACGCCAGGAGTTGTCGTTAACACATTGACGCAGTGTTGGCATTACATtctggaaaaaacaacaacaacaaagcaaacacaaaTAATCGGATTAAAAACAATACGCGGACCTCCATTAATTAATATCCCATTCCCATGAGTAGTCACCGTCGTGGGAATTCCAATGGTTATGGTTCGTTTCGTACACGCGTAAAACGCATCGTTGCGTGAGATACAAAGCAATAACACGTCATTCGAACGGTGAATAGAATGTCCAACCCTATCTATCATATATCCGCTCTATAAACATCCATATTTCTGGTATAAATGAGAAGCCCCTTTAGATATGAATATGCAAATGGCGATTGTATATCTACGAGTGAAATTGTTTGCCACTTTTCAGAGCAGCGGAACATGAACATCTAAAATATCAATGGGATAAATGTTTTCCAGCCCAAAGTAAAGACAAAAAATACGGAGCCAACTGTAAAAATTCTAAATATACAAACAAATCTGAttctaaaatatatatatatatatatataataataaaGTATTTGCAGATTGCGTATCTTTTCGAATGCTAACAAACACCCCTCATGACGGAAAAGGTCACAAATGAAACGGAAATGGTTCCCCACAAAATCGCATCTGCGCTTGTTcgaacaaatttatttcatcccTATCCGTCCACGATCTGTTTTGTCGGTTTTATTGACTCTTCCTCCTTCGGTTGACTGTTTCGTCGTCTAGACCTAAAGATTATGTCCTCATTTACGCATCCCGGCTAAGAAGAGACTAATGTTATTCGCATTGTCAAGGTTAAGCTCGAGTTCAATAAATCCAGTCGTGCTAGGagcggggggaaaagaaaagataaaacaaaacaaaaatactccaCCAGGTAGTAACGAAAGGAAGTGCATATTTTCAACACAAATCCACCGACGCGCGTCTTGGGAAATCCCCTGCCAAAGGAGGGGTGGTAGAGTTTCGTCTTACCCCACCAGTGGTTTCTGAGGCCAATTACGATCGCGAGAGTATAACTACCTCAGAAGGTGATCGTAGCGTTAGCCACGGAACGTAgaatgaaagagaaagagtaactggagagggagagaatgCTGTCCATGTTCCATATATGACCATAGCAAGATCGCGGAACGCGACAGCATCGTTCATTCGTATCCGTTTACTCGCTTGGTACGGAGGGATAAGCCGTTGTCTTCGTAGCCGGGACCTGTTTGCGCCGGATCCGTTGATAACCTTCCGTGAACGAGCGATAAGAACCCTCATAGACACCAAACAACCAACATAGAAGCATACCCTCATCGGGTGGATCCTATTCCAAGGCTTGTGTGCTCGATTAGTTCTTCGTCAATCCTCGTTCACAAACGGTTGTCTTAAGATGAAGCATTTCAGTGTACCATCGTCGGTTCTCTTTCTGGTAATCGTTGCCGTTAGTGTAGCTGATGCCGGATTTTTGGACTGGTTCcgaagcaacaaaaacaaaggccATGAAGTGTGTAAAGTTCAGTTCGAGGTTCTTGATCCGCAAGGACTCCGCCTGTGGACGGCCCAAAAGCCCGAAATGAAAGGGTTCGGTGTGCAGCTGTACATCAACCCGGTCACGGGACGGAAAAATCAACCGTTGGTGTGCAACGTGTGTGCCAACACGACCGAGGTCAAGCACGGCAAGTTCTTCTTGCAGGACGACAACGTGATCGTCAAGAGTGGCGACATACTGGAGTACGTGATCATCACGGACAATGGCAAGACGGTGCAACGCCACAAACCGAGGAAGCTCATTGTCGACGGTAAGGCACGGGCGGACATTTGTCCAAAAGTGAAAGCGTCGAAGGTTAAAGCATGTTCGTTTTCCCTCACGCAGACTATCTAATTAAGCCGAAGGGAAAATGCGCCTGTCCGACGGGGGCCGTGTCAACACCGGCGCCACCAACAGCGGACACCGCACGCCAGGTGGTGGACGAACCGCAGGCGGAAATAGCGCTGCTCGGACGCATTCTCGAGCGTGTCTCGCAAAAGTGCGCAGAAGGGACCATGTCCAAGTATCTCTTCCTGCAGGTCGATCGCGCCGATGGACCAACCAGTGACCTCAAGCAGTTTGTGCGCGACTACTTTGCCAAGAAGAGCGCACTGAAACCGCTGGCCGGTTCGGTTCTTACGGCCGAGGACGACACGGACGGGATCGTGTTTAAGGTGAACACGATAATCGATAAACTGAAGATTTTGGAGCTTGCCCAACAGGATGGCGATATTTTGGACTACGATAAGCTAACGGCCATCGACGATCTGGACGTGCGAGGATCGTTTGTAGAAGACTCGAAATGAAAGCAATCGTTTCACGACAACTAATGGAAATAAATACTGAAGTAACAAAATGACATTGGAAATCTATAAAAAACCAGTTTATCTAATGTGAGGGAATGTGAAAGTCTTGATAGCACTATTCTTCGTTATTTCTTTTTATGATGCACGAAAAGTTCTATAGTTTCATGCAACACAACTTTACATTTAGTGTCTTTTATTACTCACACCCTAAGAATATCCGGTTAGTCATGCAAGACACTAAATGTAGAGaccattttaattttcatggcGTGtttagagaaaagaaaaaggtaagACCCTAAAGATCAGCTGTACCTAAACAGGAGGATTTAAATGCTTACCAGTTCAACCTCGTCCTGTGGGAGCAGCTGGGCGATGCTGACGCAAGCTTCCACGGCCAGCAGACGTACGGAATCCTGCTCATCCTGAGCCATCTGCACGAACATGGTGATCAGATCCGACTTGAGGTACTCGATCTCAACGACCTTGGCGAACTCGCCGAGCTTGCCAGCGGCGGCCCGACGCACCATCGGCGTCTCGTCCTGGCAGAGGGTGCGGAAGTTGTTTCGCAGCTCCGCCTTCACGGCCGCCGACACCCGCGGATAGCACACCGAGAACAGACCGCAGGCGGACGTGCGGGATGTGAACCAGTCGCCTGACACCAGACGCTGGAGCGTCGGTACAAGGTGTACCTCCAAATCCTGCGCACTGTGCTGTCCGGCTACGGTACGCAACGATTCGACCGCTTTCTCCCGCACGACCGTCTCCTCGACGGTGGCCAGCGATTCGAGCGGCGGAATGAGATACATCGCGTACTCGGGACCGCCCACCAGTGGGATGAAGTTTCCCAGCTGTTCGGCCAACGCCAGCAGGACCTCATCTTCGTCGTAGATGGACTCGGTCAGGAACGGAAGCAGCTCGGTACGGGTGCGCTCCTCGCCCAGAGCTAGCGCGATGGTCGATAGTTTCTTGATCGAATTCAGGCGTAGCTAAAAATAGACAGCCGGGGCGgggaaatagaaagaaaaagaaaaccaaaggTTCAACATACGGCCCCGTCAAATCGATAAACATATCCGGTCTTGCGTTGGGTGTCGAAGGAAAGGTGCGACCCATTTGCGTAACGATTGCGGATGAGTGTTATCGCCACCACCGTCAATAACACCGTGCCACGGACAGGCCGCGGCAATCCTTGATCCGGTCGGAACGCTACCCGGTGCGCGCTTCCGAGCGGTTCTGGACGGAAGCCAACATGGGTAACGCGAGTCGCAAACGGAAAGCGTACGCACCACATACAGCACAGCACGCACCTTCGCCTTGCCGGGACGGAAGCAAACCTACCTGAATATCCTCATTCTTCAACTCATCGATCAAAACAGCAATCGGATAAAGTGAATCATCCGCTGCTTTATCACCGCTTGCACTGGCAGCCATGTTTTATTCGTTCTGTTTCTGCTTTTTCTAGGTCTACCAACTGGGTAACTGCGATGACAGCAGCGAGGTGGATGTCGAAgatgttgcaaaaaaaaagaggaagaagaTATGTGTGAAAATCTCGACCCGATTGGTGATGCTTTTCGAGTGCTTTTGGGGCACGCACCTTATAAAACTCCACTACCGCACAATCTTCGAGCTTACGAATGGCTTTTTATCACCTTTTGGTAACTGCTGGCGCGTGCAAATTCTGAATAAATGCTTCACTACTTTTTCACGCAAACCAGCCGAATCCGTCGACTGCACTTTCAACTTAGTGATGGGTGTTCAACATGGGAGTAGGCATGAGTACAATGCTGGAACGGTGAACCTAGCTACGGTCAGATTTAatgaaaactgttttcaaaaaagtaaaaaggaaTTGTTTTTCAGCCTTTGGATTACTTTTCTAAtgcttcaaatttttaaatcacttGCTGTATTGCGTAAATCTGCtttaaaaactgatacatacgTAAATCAAATGACTTGTTGTGAGTCAGTTTAATATGGTCAAAGGAACTAGTTTCTTAGACGTTCCTCAAAGTGGGTTTTCCCACCCCTATAGGCAGAGTCAAGTGTCATGGCGTACACTTCGTGTTTATGCTAGAGGATTCAATGTTTACATCCGTCTCTATTGTAATtccatgaaatttaaaaaaatcagttGATCGTAACAATAAAGCTATGCTATCGTAACAAATAAGCTATGCGCTATGCTGAGTTATGTTAGCATCTCGTTTGAACTGTTCACACCGAATATTTGCTTTAGCAAATAAAGCTATCTCCTTGCAGTTACTATCAACAACTTTCACTGCAAGGAACTGATAAGTACGAAGATCGTTTGCTGTTGCCGTTCAGGGGGAAGAAAGCTGATAGAATGTTTAGTTGATTGGAAGCTGTGCCTTACAAAGGTCACGCAATGGAGCGGTTTACAgctttgtttataatattttgtgCCTTAACTCGAGCCCAAGAGGAAGTTCATCTACCTGGTTATTTGGTATTTATGAAACAGTTCACGGTGCACGTGCAGATTCGTGAACCATCAGGAATAATGGTGTGGACTAGAGACAGTTCACTGATTGAAATGTTCGGAATCGAACTTCACGTCGGTCAGCCTAACCACACTCATCACGAGCCTATCTGGGACCGTCAGTTAATTGTAAATACATCCGTACCcatggatggaaaatttatgattttcgATCATGATTTGACGATCAAAAAAGATGAAATCATTCGGTACAGATTTTCCGTGCTACACAAGGGTATACTATCCCACAGTAACTACCACAGGATGATGGTAACAGGTAAGCGTTGTATATGGGCA encodes:
- the LOC131282765 gene encoding serine/threonine-protein phosphatase PP2A 65 kDa regulatory subunit isoform X1; amino-acid sequence: MAASASGDKAADDSLYPIAVLIDELKNEDIQLRLNSIKKLSTIALALGEERTRTELLPFLTESIYDEDEVLLALAEQLGNFIPLVGGPEYAMYLIPPLESLATVEETVVREKAVESLRTVAGQHSAQDLEVHLVPTLQRLVSGDWFTSRTSACGLFSVCYPRVSAAVKAELRNNFRTLCQDETPMVRRAAAGKLGEFAKVVEIEYLKSDLITMFVQMAQDEQDSVRLLAVEACVSIAQLLPQDEVELNVMPTLRQCVNDNSWRVRYMVAEKLTDLQKAVGQEITKNDLVSAFQFLLKDSEAEVRASAATKVTEFCSNLDKACQEQIIMTSILPCVKELVADPNQHVKSALASVIMGLSPIVGRNNTIEHLLPLFLVQLKDEWPEVRLNIISTLDCINDVIGIQQLSQSLLPAIVELAEDTKWRVRLAIIEYMPLLAGQLGQEFFNQKLRDLCFNWLNDHVYAIREAATLNMKKIVQTFGTQWAETNIINQILVMVKNSNYLHRMTCLFCINALADVCGADIIERLFLPTIKVLSTDPVANVRFNVAKTLQKLSPFLDQAAIDEHVKPILEKLNTDTDVDVKYFASEAMVGIAAA
- the LOC131282765 gene encoding serine/threonine-protein phosphatase PP2A 65 kDa regulatory subunit isoform X2, with translation MAASASGDKAADDSLYPIAVLIDELKNEDIQLRLNSIKKLSTIALALGEERTRTELLPFLTESIYDEDEVLLALAEQLGNFIPLVGGPEYAMYLIPPLESLATVEETVVREKAVESLRTVAGQHSAQDLEVHLVPTLQRLVSGDWFTSRTSACGLFSVCYPRVSAAVKAELRNNFRTLCQDETPMVRRAAAGKLGEFAKVVEIEYLKSDLITMFVQMAQDEQDSVRLLAVEACVSIAQLLPQDEVELNVMPTLRQCVNDNSWRVRYMVAEKLTDLQKAVGQEITKNDLVSAFQFLLKDSEAEVRASAATKVTEFCSNLDKACQEQIIMTSILPCVKELVADPNQHVKSALASVIMGLSPIVGRNNTIEHLLPLFLVQLKDEWPEVRLNIISTLDCINDVIGIQQLSQSLLPAIVELAEDTKWRVRLAIIEYMPLLAGQLGQEFFNQKLRDLCFNWLNDHVYAIREAATLNMKKIVQTFGTQWAETNIINQILVMVKNSNYLHRMTCLFCINALADVCGADIIERLFLPTIKVLSTDPVANVRFNVAKTLQKLSPFLDQAAIDEHVKPILEKLNTDTDVDVKYFASEAMVGIAA
- the LOC131293019 gene encoding uncharacterized protein LOC131293019, which gives rise to MERFTALFIIFCALTRAQEEVHLPGYLVFMKQFTVHVQIREPSGIMVWTRDSSLIEMFGIELHVGQPNHTHHEPIWDRQLIVNTSVPMDGKFMIFDHDLTIKKDEIIRYRFSVLHKGILSHSNYHRMMVTDHLFYRPKDNVCYSECLMDSQKAIEVETARLKTMLENKILNCVGSHASEHLFFPLANATSYVANTLQFVQYRLWQIEGLRPLVNNVVTTYLAHDGVGVKMKSVLDKLKVLELGRGTLDVVDFDAILQET